The Phreatobacter oligotrophus genome contains a region encoding:
- a CDS encoding methyl-accepting chemotaxis protein gives MWHYFGTSARDRNAKFAALDRVQAIIEFDLQGTILDANANFLKVLGYTLEEIRGKHHSIFVDAAAKAGPEYQAFWDKLRAGQFEAGQFKRIAKGGREVWIEASYNPLLDEKGKPYRVVKFATDITRRSCEDAERAGELAAIRRSQAVISFTPDGMILDANDNFLNAVGYSLSDIKGKHHSIFIDAATKASSDYVRFWESLKRGEYQAGQYRRLGRDQKEVWLQASYNPIFDPSRRVVKVVKFATDITEQMQMLGRLRTMIDTNFQEIDQAIARTNEQSAHAIEGAGLTRDNVQGMAAATEELAASISEISQMMAKSRTATESAFSQTDAAGTHASRLSEATVAMGGIVGLINNIAGQINLLALNATIESARAGEAGKGFAVVAQEVKNLANQAAKATEQIGSEINGVQAISDDVLQSLQAIRSSIEVLRDSVVATAASIEEQSAVTHDMSSTMQAAARSSAAITENMTGISAAVTQVSTAVAATREAAVVLAR, from the coding sequence ATGTGGCACTATTTCGGTACGAGTGCTCGTGATCGCAATGCCAAGTTCGCGGCCTTGGATCGCGTCCAGGCCATTATCGAGTTTGACCTCCAGGGGACAATCCTGGACGCAAATGCCAATTTCCTAAAGGTGCTTGGCTACACGCTTGAGGAAATTCGCGGCAAGCACCATTCCATATTCGTCGATGCGGCTGCCAAGGCTGGTCCCGAATACCAGGCCTTTTGGGACAAACTCCGGGCCGGGCAGTTCGAAGCGGGGCAATTCAAGCGCATCGCCAAAGGTGGCCGCGAAGTCTGGATCGAGGCGTCCTACAATCCTCTCTTGGACGAAAAGGGCAAGCCTTACCGGGTCGTCAAGTTCGCGACTGACATCACGCGCCGGAGCTGTGAGGACGCCGAACGGGCAGGGGAATTAGCGGCGATCCGCCGGTCACAGGCGGTGATCTCGTTCACGCCTGATGGCATGATCCTGGATGCGAACGACAATTTCCTCAATGCTGTCGGCTACAGTCTTTCGGACATCAAAGGCAAACACCACTCAATCTTTATCGATGCTGCAACGAAGGCGAGCAGCGATTACGTCCGCTTTTGGGAGAGCTTGAAGCGAGGTGAGTACCAGGCCGGGCAGTATCGGCGGCTTGGTCGGGACCAGAAGGAGGTGTGGCTCCAGGCGTCCTACAACCCCATTTTCGATCCATCGAGGCGGGTGGTGAAGGTGGTCAAGTTCGCCACAGACATCACGGAGCAGATGCAAATGCTCGGTCGGCTCCGCACGATGATCGATACGAACTTCCAGGAGATTGATCAGGCGATTGCTCGAACCAATGAGCAGTCCGCTCACGCGATTGAAGGGGCTGGTCTGACACGTGACAATGTCCAGGGGATGGCTGCCGCCACCGAGGAACTGGCCGCCTCCATCTCGGAAATCTCCCAAATGATGGCCAAGTCGCGCACTGCGACCGAGAGCGCCTTTTCTCAAACCGACGCGGCCGGCACGCATGCTAGCCGCCTCTCGGAAGCCACCGTGGCCATGGGTGGTATTGTGGGCTTGATCAATAATATCGCCGGCCAAATCAATCTGTTGGCGCTCAATGCGACGATTGAATCCGCGCGCGCGGGGGAAGCCGGAAAGGGCTTTGCTGTGGTGGCTCAGGAGGTGAAAAACCTCGCCAACCAGGCTGCCAAGGCTACCGAGCAGATCGGTTCCGAGATCAATGGGGTCCAGGCGATTTCGGATGATGTTCTGCAATCTCTCCAGGCGATCCGCTCTTCGATCGAGGTGCTGCGGGACAGCGTTGTGGCAACGGCCGCGTCCATCGAGGAGCAGAGCGCTGTCACGCACGACATGTCGTCCACGATGCAAGCCGCCGCCCGCTCGAGCGCTGCAATAACCGAGAACATGACCGGCATCTCGGCAGCCGTCACGCAGGTCTCAACGGCGGTTGCGGCGACGCGCGAAGCAGCTGTCGTCCTGGCGCGGTAG